In Treponema rectale, a single genomic region encodes these proteins:
- a CDS encoding MATE family efflux transporter has product MNENSAENRGLSVVRLAWPMFVQQLLSMFLGYVDTIMVSHYSDNAVGALGNANQIIGFLLLAFCVISSASGVIISQYLGAGKSSSEMNQIYSLSVAFNVFISLFISLILTFFSRQLLAVIKVPDVMIDDAVSYMKIVSLFLFANAAVGICSQIFNCNGRTFFGMIVMFVMNILNIAGNYMFLYGPLKRLNMGIAGVAASTSASHIIGLILCLIFFYKIIGGRFSLKHFIPFPKSLLFKMIKLGIPAAGESFSYTGSVTVIAVFVNMLGPDSVTAKAYCTILTGFSTVFSNSIANAVSIITGHAVGAGRYEYAYKKVMKCLLWAMIITIGVAGINWIISPYTLSLFTENASIIKIGSGVMLVALFLEIGRVTNYVVIRSMRAAGDILFPVILGIASMWGISIGASWFFGIFCGFGLAGVWMGMAADEIFRAVVVFIRWQKGSWKNRRVV; this is encoded by the coding sequence ATGAATGAAAATTCAGCAGAAAACAGAGGCTTGTCTGTAGTAAGACTGGCCTGGCCAATGTTTGTACAGCAGCTGCTGTCTATGTTTCTCGGATATGTTGACACCATTATGGTCAGTCATTATTCAGACAATGCAGTAGGTGCTTTGGGAAATGCAAATCAGATAATCGGTTTTTTACTTCTTGCATTTTGTGTAATAAGCAGTGCTTCCGGCGTAATAATTTCTCAGTATCTGGGGGCAGGAAAGTCTTCTTCAGAGATGAATCAGATTTATTCCCTGTCAGTTGCCTTTAATGTTTTTATAAGTCTCTTTATTTCACTTATCCTTACTTTCTTTTCAAGACAGCTGCTGGCAGTTATTAAAGTTCCGGATGTAATGATAGATGATGCCGTTTCTTACATGAAAATCGTCAGTCTTTTCCTTTTTGCAAATGCTGCGGTAGGCATTTGCAGCCAGATTTTTAACTGCAATGGCCGGACGTTCTTTGGGATGATAGTAATGTTCGTTATGAATATCCTTAATATTGCCGGTAACTACATGTTCCTGTATGGTCCGCTTAAACGCCTCAACATGGGAATTGCCGGAGTTGCTGCATCTACGTCGGCAAGTCATATAATCGGACTTATTCTGTGTCTTATTTTTTTCTATAAAATCATAGGCGGAAGATTTTCTTTAAAGCATTTTATTCCTTTTCCAAAGAGTCTGCTTTTTAAGATGATAAAACTGGGAATTCCTGCAGCGGGAGAAAGTTTTTCTTATACAGGTTCTGTAACGGTTATAGCTGTATTTGTAAATATGCTGGGACCGGATTCTGTTACGGCTAAAGCGTATTGTACTATTCTTACAGGTTTTTCTACGGTGTTCTCCAATTCAATTGCAAATGCAGTTTCTATAATTACGGGGCATGCTGTAGGTGCCGGCCGCTATGAATATGCGTATAAAAAAGTAATGAAGTGTCTTCTGTGGGCAATGATAATTACCATTGGGGTTGCCGGTATAAACTGGATTATTTCTCCGTATACTCTTTCTTTGTTTACAGAAAATGCATCAATAATAAAAATAGGAAGCGGCGTTATGCTTGTTGCCCTGTTCCTGGAAATAGGAAGGGTCACAAATTATGTTGTTATAAGAAGCATGAGGGCTGCAGGAGATATTCTGTTCCCTGTAATACTTGGAATTGCTTCCATGTGGGGAATTTCCATAGGAGCTTCCTGGTTCTTTGGAATATTCTGCGGCTTCGGGCTGGCCGGAGTATGGATGGGAATGGCTGCTGATGAAATTTTCAGGGCAGTAGTCGTATTCATACGCTGGCAGAAAGGCAGCTGGAAAAACCGCAGGGTGGTCTGA
- a CDS encoding ATP-binding cassette domain-containing protein — MENLIQIKNCSVQKNSVHILENLNFEMHGTEAWLITGPNGGGKAAFVDALSGKAEFCTESKDSCFNSQFGDSVAVVSLEAAASLIEEERMRDESEYMDKEDIGRTGRQYICEVLGGSSKKGAPLPPVASRLETFPQIKLCGVEKILDRGLRYMSTGEIRRTLLCRALLSGCRLLILSDPFAGLDAESRRILLEFFDTLSHRQTNAQENGGFPTIILCMERFHEIPDSINRVLEFKDKKISFCGSRDEYETLVKERRAKKALEREKTKTEFLNELKTIREQSHALSPAEDSDEESLISFENVNVGWEDHHVLVNLNWEIKKGVHWLIRGPNGSGKTTILELITGDNMQVFRENIKIFGKRRGSGETIWDIKRRLGIVSYRLHVEYRMVGGTTLENVIISGFKDSIGLYEIPTDFEKATARAWLKLAGFSGRENETFSSLSYGEQRAILIIRAAVKNPKVLILDEPCHGLDEDYRTKLLDLIETVAETGTTTLLHVTHDPSEVRPCEKHILELHPGETPMFRIIEN, encoded by the coding sequence ATGGAAAACCTCATTCAGATAAAAAACTGTTCCGTTCAAAAAAACTCTGTACACATTCTGGAAAACCTTAATTTTGAAATGCACGGTACGGAAGCATGGCTCATTACAGGTCCTAACGGCGGAGGAAAAGCTGCTTTTGTAGACGCTCTTTCCGGCAAGGCAGAATTCTGCACTGAATCAAAAGATTCCTGTTTTAATTCTCAGTTCGGAGACAGCGTGGCTGTAGTTTCCCTTGAAGCAGCAGCTTCTTTAATAGAAGAAGAACGTATGCGTGACGAAAGCGAATACATGGATAAAGAAGACATCGGAAGAACGGGAAGACAGTACATCTGTGAAGTATTAGGAGGTTCCTCAAAAAAAGGTGCTCCCCTGCCCCCTGTTGCCTCGAGACTTGAAACCTTCCCGCAGATAAAGCTCTGTGGCGTAGAAAAAATACTGGACCGGGGACTAAGATATATGTCCACAGGAGAAATAAGGCGAACCCTTTTATGCAGGGCTCTTCTTTCCGGATGCAGGCTGCTCATTTTAAGCGATCCCTTTGCAGGACTTGATGCAGAAAGCCGGCGCATACTCCTGGAATTTTTTGATACCCTTTCTCACAGACAGACAAATGCCCAGGAAAACGGTGGATTTCCTACAATTATATTGTGCATGGAACGCTTTCATGAAATTCCTGACAGCATAAACCGGGTACTGGAGTTTAAAGACAAAAAAATATCTTTCTGCGGCAGCCGTGATGAATACGAAACCCTTGTAAAAGAAAGAAGGGCTAAAAAAGCTCTTGAGCGGGAAAAAACAAAAACAGAATTCCTTAATGAATTAAAAACCATACGGGAACAGAGCCATGCCCTTTCTCCGGCAGAAGATTCTGATGAAGAAAGCCTTATCAGTTTTGAAAACGTAAACGTAGGCTGGGAAGATCATCACGTTCTGGTAAACCTTAACTGGGAAATAAAGAAGGGCGTACACTGGCTTATCCGCGGACCAAACGGTTCTGGAAAAACAACTATTCTTGAGCTTATAACCGGAGACAACATGCAGGTATTCCGGGAAAACATAAAAATCTTCGGTAAAAGACGGGGTTCCGGAGAAACAATCTGGGATATAAAACGCAGGCTGGGCATTGTAAGCTACAGGCTTCACGTTGAATACAGAATGGTAGGCGGAACAACTCTGGAAAACGTAATAATCTCCGGTTTCAAAGACAGCATCGGTCTTTATGAAATCCCAACCGACTTTGAAAAAGCAACCGCAAGGGCATGGCTTAAGCTTGCAGGCTTTTCCGGAAGGGAAAACGAAACTTTTTCTTCATTAAGTTACGGAGAACAGAGGGCAATCCTCATAATAAGGGCAGCCGTAAAGAATCCAAAAGTCCTTATACTTGATGAACCCTGCCACGGCCTTGATGAAGACTACAGGACAAAACTTCTTGACCTTATCGAAACCGTTGCAGAAACAGGAACTACTACCCTGCTTCATGTAACCCATGATCCGTCAGAAGTACGCCCATGTGAAAAACACATTCTGGAACTTCATCCGGGCGAAACTCCTATGTTCAGGATCATAGAAAACTAA
- a CDS encoding isoamylase early set domain-containing protein: MALKKSYSKDKVTCNVTFSVSKDAAHGAETITVAGDFNGWSSTETPLKKGKDGTFSVKVPLEAGKEYQFRYLLDGKQWENDWAADKYIPAPFSHTDNSVVIC, from the coding sequence ATGGCTTTAAAGAAATCCTATTCAAAGGACAAAGTTACCTGCAACGTAACATTTTCTGTTTCTAAGGATGCTGCGCATGGTGCAGAAACTATAACAGTTGCCGGTGATTTTAATGGTTGGAGCAGCACTGAAACACCTCTCAAAAAAGGAAAAGACGGAACATTCTCCGTAAAAGTACCGCTTGAGGCTGGTAAGGAATATCAGTTCCGCTATCTCTTAGACGGCAAGCAGTGGGAAAATGATTGGGCAGCAGATAAGTACATCCCGGCTCCTTTCTCTCATACAGATAATTCTGTTGTAATCTGCTAG
- the metK gene encoding methionine adenosyltransferase, with the protein MSAVLNKNHYLFTSESVGEGHPDKLCDQVSDAILDYALSLDKNAHVACETFSTTNFILVGGEIGFQDPKVNLDEFNSNVEKIARQVALDIGYDSAEKGLDGKNCIFENRLHAQSADINQGVVGKGLDEYEGKQGAGDQGMMFGFACNETPSLMPAPVYYSHQILLKAHELRHSGAIKWLRPDAKSQVTIEYDGFKPVRIDTVVVSHQHEDSVSHEEIETAIIERIIKPVLEPTGLLDENTKYYINPTGRFVTGGPDGDAGLTGRKIIVDTYGGMGRHGGGAFSGKDPSKVDRSAAYMARYIAKNIVAAGLSDRAEVELAYAIGVPFPVSVMVETFGTEKVARQKIEAAVEKVFDCTPAGISETLNLKQPIYRKTASYGHFGREGFPWENTDKVQALKEAVK; encoded by the coding sequence ATGAGCGCTGTCTTAAACAAAAATCACTATTTATTTACATCAGAATCAGTTGGAGAAGGACATCCTGACAAGCTTTGCGATCAGGTTTCAGATGCAATTCTTGATTATGCACTTTCCCTTGATAAAAATGCCCATGTTGCCTGCGAAACTTTTTCTACGACAAATTTTATTCTCGTAGGCGGAGAAATAGGTTTTCAGGATCCAAAAGTAAATCTTGATGAATTTAATTCAAATGTAGAAAAAATTGCCCGCCAGGTTGCCCTTGATATCGGTTATGATTCAGCAGAAAAGGGTCTGGACGGAAAAAACTGCATTTTTGAAAACCGTCTTCATGCACAGTCCGCAGACATTAATCAGGGAGTTGTAGGAAAAGGTCTTGATGAATATGAAGGAAAGCAGGGTGCCGGTGATCAGGGAATGATGTTTGGTTTTGCATGTAATGAAACTCCTTCACTTATGCCTGCTCCGGTTTATTATTCACATCAGATTCTTCTTAAAGCTCATGAACTTCGTCATTCAGGGGCAATAAAATGGCTTCGTCCTGATGCTAAATCTCAGGTTACCATTGAGTATGACGGTTTTAAGCCGGTAAGAATTGATACAGTCGTTGTTTCTCATCAGCATGAAGATTCAGTTTCTCATGAAGAAATTGAGACTGCTATTATAGAAAGAATTATTAAACCTGTTCTTGAACCAACAGGACTTCTTGATGAAAATACAAAATACTATATAAACCCGACAGGCCGTTTTGTTACAGGTGGTCCGGACGGGGATGCAGGTCTTACAGGACGTAAGATTATCGTTGATACTTATGGCGGAATGGGTCGTCATGGAGGCGGTGCTTTCAGTGGAAAGGATCCTTCTAAAGTAGACCGTTCAGCAGCTTACATGGCCCGCTATATTGCAAAGAATATTGTTGCTGCAGGTCTTTCTGACCGTGCGGAAGTAGAACTTGCCTATGCAATCGGTGTTCCGTTCCCGGTTTCAGTTATGGTAGAAACTTTCGGTACAGAAAAGGTTGCCCGCCAGAAAATTGAGGCTGCTGTAGAAAAAGTTTTTGATTGTACTCCTGCAGGAATTTCTGAAACTCTTAACCTTAAGCAGCCTATTTATCGTAAGACTGCAAGTTACGGTCACTTCGGAAGAGAAGGTTTCCCTTGGGAAAATACTGATAAAGTTCAGGCACTTAAAGAAGCTGTAAAATAA
- the nth gene encoding endonuclease III: MKLLSESEIEEVFNRFMKVNPNPQSELKWTSPFTLLVAVVLSAQATDKSVNIATEKLYAVADTPQKILALGEEGLIPYIKSIGLYKSKAKHVIELCRKLIEDFNGEVPSTRDELMTLSGVGRKTANVVLNVVFHKPVMPVDTHLMRICPKIGLAEGSTPEQIETSLVERIPSKFMEHAHHWLILHGRYVCKARNPLCGQCLISDICLHNQ, encoded by the coding sequence ATGAAACTGCTGTCAGAAAGTGAAATTGAAGAAGTTTTCAACCGGTTCATGAAGGTAAATCCAAATCCTCAGTCAGAACTGAAATGGACTTCACCTTTTACTCTTCTGGTGGCAGTTGTTCTTTCCGCTCAGGCTACGGATAAAAGCGTAAATATTGCGACAGAAAAACTTTATGCTGTAGCTGATACTCCTCAGAAAATTCTTGCCCTTGGAGAAGAGGGCCTTATACCTTATATAAAATCCATTGGACTTTATAAATCAAAAGCAAAACATGTTATTGAACTCTGCCGTAAGTTAATAGAAGATTTTAACGGAGAAGTTCCTTCAACAAGAGATGAACTCATGACTTTAAGCGGGGTTGGCCGAAAAACTGCAAATGTAGTTCTGAATGTGGTTTTTCATAAGCCTGTCATGCCGGTGGATACGCATTTAATGAGAATTTGCCCGAAGATTGGTCTTGCTGAAGGTTCTACCCCGGAACAGATAGAAACTTCTCTGGTAGAGCGTATTCCTTCAAAATTCATGGAGCATGCCCATCACTGGCTGATTCTTCATGGCCGCTATGTATGTAAGGCAAGAAATCCCCTGTGCGGGCAGTGTCTTATAAGTGATATCTGCCTTCATAATCAGTAA
- a CDS encoding LysM peptidoglycan-binding domain-containing protein: MKQIGIKLADGTFYPILNEGTAETKTLNLTTVQDNQTTVHVDLYRSESGSMDDAEYVDTLEIKQLNPHENGEPTLNLEISLDEKNELSAKINDPETGKNSETQVTLVSRTLLDRNSEPVNFNLDNAEPSLPEEPVESDTSSDDAFDNTIANDLPVFEEPVSEETAVSDEDLADFNEEEISVPVTEEDKTADSESDGGLSAADAALIAGGAALAGAGAYALASDKKDDESEPSESVEEPSGSVEEEINVPAAEENNDFEIPADILNDLPSQDEEVSEPEDESIDGVSLSMDELDVLGVGDNEKVDTAETAEEESAVIGPSPNDEDFSFDEVNEESQVSVDEAEPVKEETSDDFDFDSISESDPSLVESEVTDTVSDEVAVEETPAYTSADTSADDFSLPDFDAPEETSVSVEDSVPEETAAADDSVQTDDTFVADEAPAAEDFSLPDFDALEETAAENVAEEEVSIEETPVSEEPAAEDSTFTDTSADDFSLPDFDSPEETSVSVEDSVPEETAAADDTVQSDDTFVSDDVPAEEDFSLPDFDDSTDEQEAVAAASASAVGLSGVFDEDFGEPNLSTEDEFNTSSLDDDMYKTKDPTFQPNNNMFSDLYDKETLEGKSTYNSDYEDSDEIKKKTRVPVIICIVCAIICIIGALLVLFVIPSKINIFNKTKASEKETAVETPAEVETEEEPVADLSQDVVIEVVPPVEKTPEPEAVPEPAEPAKENEIVVVKEPEVAVPAVPKADKKKEPVTYKIKWGDTLWDIANAYYKNPWRYKFLARYNGIRNPDKIISGTYIKIPNE, encoded by the coding sequence ATGAAGCAGATTGGAATAAAACTGGCAGACGGAACTTTTTACCCGATTCTTAATGAAGGAACTGCTGAAACAAAAACATTGAATTTAACTACGGTTCAGGATAATCAGACTACTGTTCATGTAGATTTGTATCGTTCTGAATCCGGTTCTATGGATGATGCTGAATATGTTGATACCCTGGAAATTAAGCAGCTTAATCCCCATGAAAACGGGGAGCCTACCCTTAATCTTGAAATTTCCCTTGATGAAAAAAATGAACTCAGTGCAAAAATCAATGACCCTGAGACAGGAAAAAACAGCGAAACTCAGGTAACTCTTGTTTCCAGAACACTTTTAGACAGAAACAGTGAGCCGGTAAATTTTAATCTTGATAATGCAGAACCTTCTTTGCCTGAAGAACCTGTGGAATCTGATACTTCTTCAGACGATGCTTTTGATAATACCATTGCAAACGATCTGCCGGTATTTGAAGAGCCTGTATCTGAAGAAACGGCGGTTTCTGATGAAGATCTTGCAGATTTTAATGAAGAAGAAATCAGCGTTCCGGTAACAGAAGAGGATAAAACTGCTGACTCTGAATCAGATGGCGGACTTTCGGCAGCAGATGCGGCGCTTATTGCCGGTGGAGCTGCCCTTGCCGGAGCCGGTGCTTATGCCCTTGCTTCTGATAAAAAAGATGATGAATCAGAACCTTCCGAGTCTGTTGAAGAACCTTCCGGGTCTGTTGAAGAAGAAATAAATGTTCCTGCAGCAGAAGAAAATAATGATTTTGAAATTCCTGCCGATATTTTAAATGACCTCCCGTCCCAGGATGAAGAAGTTTCTGAGCCTGAAGATGAATCCATTGACGGAGTGAGCCTTTCTATGGATGAACTGGATGTTCTGGGGGTCGGTGATAACGAGAAGGTTGATACAGCCGAAACAGCAGAAGAGGAAAGTGCAGTGATAGGTCCATCTCCGAATGATGAAGATTTTTCTTTTGACGAAGTAAATGAAGAAAGCCAGGTTTCTGTAGATGAAGCAGAACCTGTAAAAGAAGAAACATCTGATGATTTTGATTTTGACTCGATTTCAGAAAGTGATCCTTCACTTGTAGAATCAGAGGTTACTGATACTGTTTCTGATGAAGTAGCGGTAGAAGAGACTCCTGCATATACATCTGCAGATACTTCCGCTGATGATTTCAGTCTTCCTGATTTTGATGCTCCGGAAGAGACATCTGTTTCTGTGGAAGATTCTGTTCCTGAAGAAACTGCCGCTGCTGATGATTCTGTACAGACGGATGATACTTTTGTTGCGGATGAAGCTCCTGCTGCTGAAGATTTTTCTCTCCCGGATTTTGATGCACTTGAAGAAACCGCAGCAGAAAATGTTGCTGAGGAAGAAGTAAGTATAGAAGAAACGCCGGTATCAGAAGAACCGGCTGCAGAGGACAGTACATTTACAGATACTTCCGCTGATGATTTCAGTCTTCCTGATTTTGATTCACCGGAAGAGACGTCTGTTTCTGTAGAAGATTCTGTTCCTGAAGAAACTGCCGCTGCTGATGATACAGTTCAGAGTGATGATACTTTTGTTTCTGATGATGTTCCTGCCGAAGAAGATTTTTCTCTTCCTGATTTTGATGACAGTACGGATGAGCAGGAAGCTGTTGCAGCAGCCAGTGCCAGTGCGGTAGGATTAAGCGGTGTGTTTGATGAAGATTTTGGTGAACCGAATCTCAGCACCGAAGACGAATTTAATACTTCTTCACTAGATGATGATATGTATAAGACAAAAGACCCTACATTCCAGCCGAACAACAATATGTTCAGCGATTTGTATGATAAAGAAACTCTTGAAGGTAAGTCTACTTATAATTCAGATTATGAAGACTCTGATGAAATTAAAAAGAAGACCCGTGTTCCGGTAATAATCTGCATTGTCTGTGCAATTATCTGTATCATTGGTGCTCTTCTTGTGCTCTTTGTAATTCCTTCAAAGATAAATATCTTTAATAAAACAAAGGCTTCTGAAAAAGAAACTGCAGTAGAAACCCCTGCAGAAGTTGAAACGGAAGAAGAACCGGTTGCAGATTTAAGTCAGGATGTTGTTATAGAAGTAGTGCCTCCGGTAGAAAAAACTCCGGAACCGGAAGCTGTTCCTGAGCCTGCAGAACCTGCAAAAGAAAACGAGATTGTTGTTGTAAAAGAACCTGAAGTTGCTGTTCCTGCAGTTCCAAAGGCTGATAAGAAAAAGGAACCTGTTACCTATAAGATTAAGTGGGGTGATACTCTCTGGGATATTGCCAATGCTTACTACAAGAATCCGTGGCGTTATAAGTTCCTTGCACGTTATAATGGAATCAGAAATCCGGATAAGATTATTTCCGGTACTTACATAAAGATTCCGAACGAATGA
- a CDS encoding flagellar assembly lytic transglycosylase yields MSGCKASEGVLQQKYGADAAYFEGLRCLKNKNYSDACRYFTSAAQEGSPVIARRALKERAALEDVSARIKTYEEIYRRYKDKESRRELCEQYLKYRQPKKILDLTYGIKFEPEFSDDLYYRYEALSQCHEKIDGQSLYRWFVEFPFTERHKTFIEEHELEDEVLLFRKYVYERKYSRALNYVEKVMEGGTSPLLYSDIGKTLLYAAPDYRSAVKKLETAVIPLSDVDSCFYGWFYIGRLSSKTGDVNSAMAAFLQAMQFAQDKSKFDNALWYLLNESLKLPYTETINLIAVYAPHWHDSSYYDDFFETLSTNLLSKQLWKQYLEVTGIIDGFASQETCAKYFYVSGRLIEERYIPMSVAECKQQSEEYFKKAAGCRTNLYYLLLAGQKAGYSQKEMEEAVLDFGLKTSVKVNADAERLLEGYADYGFPEYIYDAWNKYSSEISMDCACKIALFLKQCGVNEERYCPQSLRIASRKMNYPEKKLTSQMLELAFPRNYSEEVTKCCEDFNQSEYLLYALIRSESFFDSSIQSHAGATGLTQLMDSTAGDVARKLKVKDYDLTDSSTNIRFGSFYLEELIHRIDESELRALFSYNAGITNVRKWIKTASILFGREDFSNDLFLEALPFAETREYGRKLVSAASLYGELYYGKTFAEVIRQIMN; encoded by the coding sequence GTGTCCGGATGTAAAGCTTCGGAAGGTGTTCTTCAGCAGAAGTACGGGGCAGACGCTGCTTATTTTGAAGGACTCCGCTGTCTTAAAAACAAAAATTATTCCGATGCCTGCCGTTATTTTACCAGTGCGGCTCAAGAGGGTTCTCCGGTTATTGCCCGCCGTGCTTTAAAAGAAAGGGCAGCTTTGGAAGATGTTTCTGCAAGAATCAAAACCTATGAAGAAATCTACAGAAGATATAAAGATAAGGAATCCCGCCGGGAATTGTGCGAACAGTACCTTAAATACCGGCAGCCTAAAAAGATTCTTGATCTGACTTACGGAATTAAATTTGAACCGGAATTTTCTGATGACTTGTATTACAGGTATGAGGCTCTTTCTCAGTGTCACGAAAAAATAGACGGTCAGAGTTTATACAGGTGGTTTGTTGAATTTCCTTTTACAGAACGGCATAAGACTTTTATTGAAGAACATGAGCTGGAGGATGAGGTTCTTCTTTTCAGAAAGTATGTATACGAAAGAAAATATTCCCGGGCTTTGAATTATGTCGAAAAAGTAATGGAAGGAGGGACAAGTCCTCTTCTTTATTCAGATATAGGAAAAACTCTTCTGTATGCTGCACCGGATTACAGAAGTGCGGTAAAGAAGCTTGAAACTGCCGTGATTCCTCTTTCTGATGTGGACAGTTGTTTTTACGGATGGTTTTATATAGGCCGCCTTAGTTCAAAGACAGGTGATGTTAATTCTGCAATGGCTGCTTTTTTGCAGGCAATGCAGTTTGCACAGGATAAGTCAAAATTTGATAATGCCCTCTGGTATTTGTTAAATGAATCTCTCAAGCTTCCTTATACCGAGACGATAAATCTGATTGCCGTTTATGCTCCTCACTGGCATGATTCTTCATATTACGATGATTTTTTTGAAACTCTGTCAACGAATCTTCTCTCAAAGCAGCTCTGGAAACAGTATCTTGAAGTAACCGGTATTATAGATGGTTTTGCTTCTCAGGAAACCTGCGCAAAATATTTTTACGTAAGCGGAAGACTGATTGAGGAAAGATATATTCCCATGTCTGTAGCTGAGTGTAAACAGCAGAGTGAGGAATACTTTAAAAAAGCAGCCGGATGCAGGACAAATCTTTATTATCTTCTTCTTGCCGGACAGAAAGCCGGTTACAGTCAGAAAGAGATGGAAGAAGCAGTTCTGGATTTTGGCCTTAAGACTTCAGTAAAAGTTAATGCTGATGCAGAGCGGCTTTTAGAAGGTTATGCTGATTATGGATTTCCGGAATATATTTATGATGCATGGAATAAATATTCATCTGAGATTTCCATGGACTGTGCCTGCAAGATTGCCCTCTTCCTTAAACAGTGCGGAGTAAATGAAGAAAGGTATTGCCCCCAGAGTTTAAGAATTGCTTCCCGCAAGATGAATTATCCTGAGAAGAAGTTAACATCGCAGATGCTGGAACTTGCCTTTCCCCGGAATTATTCAGAAGAAGTAACAAAGTGCTGTGAGGATTTTAATCAGAGCGAATATCTTTTATATGCACTTATAAGAAGTGAAAGCTTTTTTGATTCCTCCATACAGAGTCATGCCGGTGCAACAGGACTTACCCAGTTAATGGATTCAACTGCAGGAGATGTAGCAAGAAAACTTAAGGTAAAGGATTATGATCTTACGGACAGTTCTACAAACATCCGCTTCGGTTCCTTTTATCTGGAAGAACTTATTCACCGGATTGATGAAAGTGAACTTCGGGCTTTGTTTTCGTATAATGCCGGAATTACAAACGTGCGCAAATGGATAAAGACGGCATCCATTCTTTTTGGCAGGGAAGATTTCAGTAACGATCTGTTCCTTGAAGCACTGCCTTTTGCAGAAACAAGGGAATACGGACGTAAACTTGTAAGTGCTGCTTCATTATACGGAGAGTTATATTATGGAAAAACTTTTGCTGAGGTGATTCGCCAAATAATGAATTAA